CACTCATTCCatccaatatatatatatcggagcggccgagatggtcaaaaatatctgaacacgcactctaacgctttaacaatagaggcgtgtacagatatctgtgagcaccttggtcactccgatatatctgatggcgattgtactaaGTGCCATTTCGGCAAATACTTGAGTATTTGTGACTTGTATAAATGCATTGGAGTGCTATTGTACATGTGAGAGCACGCCATCAGttgcccgtttctcaaaagcttgtaacttgtaatacaatcggatgtcactttttgacagctttagttagaaagggacttccacttgtattacaagttaccagcttttgagaaacgggcccctgattCAACGCACCCGCCGGTTGTAATGTCTGGGGTTATATGAAAGTTGTCACATTTCGTATCCGTAATGCATAGTAGGACCGAAATATCGTCTTACTTAGTGTTACGTTGCATACCTATTGCATTAATTTGGCGTGTATAAACCTTGAACGACTACTAGTATTTAGTTGCCTTTGCGTaaaatgtaaaacaaataagAGAGAGAACCAAATAAAGAGAGTGAGAAACAAATAAGAGAGTCCAAGATaattctgcagcgattttgatagcacagactgttcaagtgttattttaaacgtcaagctTCTATGAAACTTTGACACTTAATAACAAatgacacttgcacagtctgtgctgtccaaatcgctgcagagttagatTGGTCTGACTATTTTTAATCTAGATGATTCATTGCTTTAATTCGTAAAACAATCGTAGCCAAAGAATACAATACTCACATCGTAGCCCAAATAAGACGTATCGTGTCGATGTAGGTTCAAATCCAACTgaatcgattttttattaatgagggctatctttttttgctcaccagttggcgcctctgttgatgatggtccaaaagactaaagaacagctgtcagtcattgaagtgacatttgacatttcgaactatggaaaagaccaccatctacactagcgcccctagcggctcATACGCCCTCATTGTTCTCGACGTTTTCTTATTAACAAAAACAGAACGTAGTATATATTCCATTATAAAACAATTTCCTTTCTAATATTGCTCAGTTATTGCGAAAACAACAATCTACAACCAATTACAGTAGTTTCTGACActcgaaataaatattaaaacctcAACAGTCAACCTTCATACCCCACAAAAAAAGTCAATAATAATTTCCTGTCACATTTGACTTTTCGtttctaactgtaaaacatcatCAGGTCTCAAAAAaggtaaatttattttaattctcaCTTTTCTCTAGTATGGCAAGTTCatcatcagttttttgaaaatttgcttCAGAAGAATCATTGCTTGAATGCGAGTGACTGCTGTGTTTCTTGTCATCATAGATATTTGGGTCTAACCTGGAGTATTCGTTGAATTTGAAGTCTCTTGGTTTTTCATGGGACCGGGGGCTTCCGCTTGCTTTTCTGTGGTAGTCGGAGTCCAGTCTGTAGTCAAAGGTAGTGCCATAGGCACTGCCGTCAGAGATCCTGTTTAGTTTGTGTATCTGCTCTCTTAGTTCAACGACCTggaaaagtgtttttattttaatcacaTTGTGACAGTACAGCTGGCTTATACAACCCAATCATACTGTGTTTCTGCCAATTTTGCACTTAAACTGCAGATCAGTCCGACCATTTAGGGCAAAAATGAACTAtcattactaacgtatagaaccagCACAGAGAACTAGTATTATGCGCCATGAATTGATGATATTttaatcatatcagttagctgtcattcacttaagcgtctcgctcgcactaatacatTCAACACATCATTAATTCCATTGTCATTTAAAATCAATCCCCTAGGGAAAAGGAAAGCGaacgaagccgcgggcacaatTGATTCGTAGATTTTTATGCATTAAAGTAAATCACAAACCTGACTATAAAGTTTCTTATTCTCCCTTAGTATCGCAATGTTTTCCGTCTCCATCAACTCCCTCTTACTCCACTGTATCGTGTTCTCCGATTTCAGCTTCTCAATCTCCATTTTTAGCTCTGCTATTTTCTCTTCTAGAGTCTGCTTGGCCGCTACCTCATCTTGTAACTCATTTTGAAGCCGTTCCACTTCACTGTGACTAGAATCTGTTGATCCTAACGTCCTATCATTATGTGTTTCCTGCATCTTCATATTATTTATCTCTGCGGTCAATGTTTCTACTTTAGCTAGAAGAAACGCTTTCTGATCCTTCTCCGTCTGTAAGCTTTTACAAGTCTCATCTAACCTCAATCTCATTTCGCTTAGTTTACTAGCCAAAACATTATCTACATTTGAGAATTTGTGTGAGTCTAATGATGCTCTCTGTCGAGATTCATTCGGAGAGACATAGCCTTTCCTTCTTAATTCGACTCCGTCTTCAGTAGTCAGTTCTCCAGAGACTATTCTGCTTTCACCAATAGTTAGTAACTTTTCGTTGTCTTTGATAACATCAGTTAACTGTTGGCCTAGATTAGTTTTTTCCGCTTTGAGCATAGAGAGTTCTTTGTTTAAAGCGTCTACTTTGATCTTCAGTTGTTTCGCTTCATCTCTAGCCTTATTTCTTTCGTTGCGGACTTTGCTCCATTTATCTCTCCAGTTGGCAGTGCAGTCTGACCACCAGCGCATAGTTTTTTCCATCTGCGTGGCCCGGGCTCTGGCCTCGTCGAGCTCCCTCTGTATAAGGGCCTCCTTGGCCTCCCAGTCGGTAGTGGAGTACCGCAGGTCCGGCTCCCGGCTGCGGCGGTGGCTGCCCCCGTGTGAACTTTGCGCCATTTTTCATTTGTTACTGATCTGCAAAAGTTAAAGGTGGCATTAAATTTTGGATGTCAGTTACAATGTACCTGAAGTTTGTGGCAAGAGCTGTGAAGAATTTTAGGGGGAGCAAGTTTGCACTCAGTCCGAAAAGTTACATTATTACAAGATACAAGCTTTTAGTTAACTTAaggtaagaactattatataatctgtgacttGAGTTCAAACTTCACATACTTACTTACGTTgggtgacaatacaatattagGGTACCTACCAtcatcacagattatataatagttcttacgaataCGATACGATAGTGCCATCGTGCTGATCGGATGATGGAGGTGGCCATAGAAactgtgatgaaacaacgcaacctaattgcgCTTGGGTTTGTTAGAACTGTCTGGATGAGTACCTATTAGTTGCTTCTTGAAaggaaagtacagtcagcgataaatgCTAGTATCaaaaacacggctaacacattgaaagactttcccttttgaactgcaagcccattcatacccttacctttgactaacccttaccgaaaagctaaccaaaaataaggctagctcttaataagggttacccttatctttaagcgctttttataaaggtttccctttgcgtgaaagagacaggattagtatatatctacggtagtgtatgaaaaggaaagaaaatacgtgcctagtcaaagaacgccgccgtcgccgccgacgatcgctcggattcgaagtaatgtgtgctttatgaacaaggtagacgacttaaattagcacgcttatatgcgaaaagggaagccctttataaggctaacccttataagcaatatgcaaggtgttggtgagcggatgataagggttttgtaagggtatttgggctaccgattactcaaatgtggtagctttatataaggggttttaaaaccaaaacaaagggtttcgtctggcaaagggtatggtgagttaagccttatgcaatacccttataaaaccccgataagggatagcgggccggtccctgcttgaAAGTGACAAGTTTTTACCGTACCTTAGGGTAGTTAAAGTTTACTATACTAAACCTTGTTCTTATGTCCTAGATACTAAAATTTTCTAAGATACTTAAAACCTGCACTGGTTTggcaaaataagtaaaaaacttaCTAGCCAATTTAAgacttaaacttttttttgcatattttgttaTTGGAATGTAGTTAGTTCAAATTGGGCTCCATGTCTTATCTGTTACATGTTGCTCAGCGTaattttgttattcttattcttagaaAACAATGTTTAAGTCACAATATGTTTTTAGCACAGCATGATGAGGACACCGCAGACTCCGTGCCCCCCATTCCcatgcccgccgccgccgcagccgccgTGCCCGGCCGTGTGCCCCCCACCCCCTCCCCCACCAGCTTGTCGGGTTAAGCCCATCATGCGCGGGTTACACTGGGCACAGACAACATCTAGGCTGACTGAAGCGCTGCTTCTCAGCACTGTAGTGGGAGCGACTGTGTACTTAACGTATGTTCGGCCGAAAATGGAGCGTTATAGGGAGTTTTATGCGTGAGTTTTACTTATTTAACCTATTAAAGAGCAATAAGtcaaaaaactattaaattaaaaattaaaaaaatcccctCCGCTCAAAAATGCCTTGCATCATTTTGGAAATGTCCTGATACTCTTTAAACTGCTGGgtcgatttttatcaaacatagcAAAAAACCACAGCAAGGAAACTCGTTTTCATGAAGAACAACCGTAAAGAAATCAATCAATCCGTATAAGATCTACGATGccgcagacagacagacattagcGTCAAACTTACAACACGGGGGGATAAAAAATATCTCGAATATCCTATAGTAGGTCGACAAATAAGGTTTCAGGTTAAGTACTTTCCGTCCAAGGCATCTcagaatttaaattaaaaaatagtgtagtaaaaacatctttaaataataatagcCCATGTAGATCACAACTGTCTCCCTGttaaggttcatgagatactcgAACTGGCTGTCAGATGAACAGACAAAAATGTGCTACTAGTTCAGTGTCATTTAGGATTTAGGGCACTAGATGGCATTACAACACTTACTGTACATTCAATTCAAATGTAACTTTTACAAGAAAAAGAACTGTCAGGTCAACATCAACTGTTTCAGTTATGACAGGTTCTCCTTtctcttttgttatttttaacaaacGCTACTATTCTACAATAAACAGCGAGACAATTTGGGCAATTTCTAAAGTAGAGTAACGGAACATAAATCGATTGATTCCAAAATtaagctataaaataaataaaatataaatacctgCACAGCGTAAAACAAGCACCGTTAAcgttttttcattgtattatcACTTAAACACTCCAATAGTAGAtaacactatttatttttgcaattaAATGTCTAAAATAGgccttttcatacaatcaaCCATTTCTATACTTTTAAGGACCGTACGCATTGGTCGCATTGGTCAAATAcggcattttttttatggaggtattttataataggagctattaaatttttattgaaGGACTTGTAAGGCCCTTACGTTTGACCAATGAATAAAACActatgttaaaatttaaaatagaaaattagaCAAAATCTGATAAAatgcaaatagaaataaatatagtgTAGTGAGAATAGCCTTTATCATGACGCAGTGACGCATACGTTTCGATCTACGCAGCGCACGTCGTTATTAGTCAACGTCAACGTggataataatacaaaatataatttataatattaatataactaTTTTGTTTCAGACTTTCAGAATTTGAAGATTGGGCCGATGAAATGGGAAAAATGGGTCTGTTTCAAGCTGTTCCTAAAGAAGGCTTCCCAAAGAAAGACAAAAAGAAATAGTTGTATTTCTTTGtcaatactaatattatataaattgtgTTTGTACATGGCTTTAATCATTTATTACATAGAGGCCTACCGAGAAAATTACTACCGAGGTTTCATTCTGGCTCTCTTCACCTCACTATAGTTTCTTTTGTTCGTCTATTTGCCGCTAAATGCgctaagaggatataaccaaacggagccgccacgtgtGTAATTTGTTGTACAAAAAAgtttgccaatttttgcgggggaggagaacgtcaaatgtatacgtaacgtcaaaatagccatgtcagataaacgtcagtccatacattgtgcctgatgcc
This DNA window, taken from Cydia strobilella chromosome 21, ilCydStro3.1, whole genome shotgun sequence, encodes the following:
- the LOC134750872 gene encoding coiled-coil domain-containing protein 102A; the encoded protein is MAQSSHGGSHRRSREPDLRYSTTDWEAKEALIQRELDEARARATQMEKTMRWWSDCTANWRDKWSKVRNERNKARDEAKQLKIKVDALNKELSMLKAEKTNLGQQLTDVIKDNEKLLTIGESRIVSGELTTEDGVELRRKGYVSPNESRQRASLDSHKFSNVDNVLASKLSEMRLRLDETCKSLQTEKDQKAFLLAKVETLTAEINNMKMQETHNDRTLGSTDSSHSEVERLQNELQDEVAAKQTLEEKIAELKMEIEKLKSENTIQWSKRELMETENIAILRENKKLYSQVVELREQIHKLNRISDGSAYGTTFDYRLDSDYHRKASGSPRSHEKPRDFKFNEYSRLDPNIYDDKKHSSHSHSSNDSSEANFQKTDDELAILEKSEN
- the LOC134751264 gene encoding MAP kinase-activated protein kinase 2, with protein sequence MRTPQTPCPPFPCPPPPQPPCPAVCPPPPPPPACRVKPIMRGLHWAQTTSRLTEALLLSTVVGATVYLTYVRPKMERYREFYALSEFEDWADEMGKMGLFQAVPKEGFPKKDKKK